The Manihot esculenta cultivar AM560-2 chromosome 8, M.esculenta_v8, whole genome shotgun sequence genomic interval aaatattttttctccAAACAACGGCGGCTAAGTGTTATGAAATCGGCAAATAGTGTTTTCTGAAGTTACTCATTGATTTCTTCATATTTCTGCAGGCTGGTTACAGGCACGTCGACACAGCGGCTGAATATGGAGTCCAAGAAGATGTATTTCTGTCTCTTCAACAATTTCTATCTAGCGTCAGATTTTCAATATAAGgagttttgttttttattttactctaacgtgtataattttttatatttaggtGGGACACGCACTCAAGGCAGCCATGCATGCAGGGGTAGAGAGGAAGGCTCTCTTTATCGCGTCCAAGCTGTGGTAATTAATAGAACTGCTCCATCAACTCTTTATCAAATGTCCATGCATTGAAATtcacttataaatttattgttttgTGTTCAACGTGTGTATGCAGGTGCACGGATCTGTCTCCTGACAGCGTTCGAAAAGCGTTTAACAAGACCCTACAGGATCTGCAACTTGACTATCTTGATCTTTATGTGGTAATTTAGGGTTGAATTTGAGTCATATATTTTTGCTTCATTAATTATTCCATATCAAATAATGAATCAGGGATTCTGTTTGCAGATCCATTGGCCTTTTCATCTCAAAGATGGAGCCAGCAGGCCTCCCAAGCCAGGAGAGGTGTTGGACTTTGACATGGAAGGAGTTTGGAGAGAAATGGAGAAGCTTGTCAAGGAAAATGTAGTTAGAGATATTGGTATACGCAATTTCACAGTTAAGAAGCTCAACAAGATTGTGGGTTTTGCTCAAACAATGCCTTCAGTGTGTCAGGTCAGATAGGATCGTCTCTGTGTTTATGTCAATTTGCTTGTAGTATTTTACTTGAGTAACTGGGATTAGATTGTCATCATCTTGGTTTTAGATGGAGATGCATCCAGGATGGAGGAATGATAAAATGCTGGAGGCTTGTAAGAAGAATAACATCCATGTCACTGTAAGATTTTAAACTAGATTCGATGATTATTCCTTCTGTTAAGAATGTCGGATAATTCTGGAGGGAATATATATGTTTTCAGGCATATTCGCCATTGGGATCATCAGGCAGTGACCTCATACATGACGAAACAGTAGAAACAATCTCAAACAAGATAAACAAGACTCCAGGTCAGGTTCTAGTGAAGTGGGCGCTCCAAAGAGGAACCAGTGTGGTACCCAAATCAAGCCACCCTGAAAGGATCAAAGAAAATATTCAGGTCTTTGGTTGGGAAATTCCAGAGGAAGATTTCCAGGCTCCCTGCAGTATCTCAGATCAGGTACCGCcgcctttttcttcttttgataATATATATTTGCATGGATCTGTTAACGCAAAGTTGAACGTGAAACATGGGTGTACAGAGACGAGTCCTTGATGGGGAGGATCAGTTCGTGAACAAGAGTGAAGGTCCATTCAGAAGTATTGCTGACCTTTGGGATCATGAAGACTAAAATCAATGGTGTTCTTTTGAGAGCCTCGAGTGTCGCTGTTGTCTATTTTCTTCTCTGTCGTATCGAAGTATGTAGAGAGCCGCTGGAATAGAATAAATGTAACATACTATCGTAAATGTTTGGCTGTACGTACGTAGTGTAAATATCGGCTACCGGGTTGATGGCAATAAAATGATTTTGATGTTGAAAAAATCGACTATACAGTCCAAAAAGGCAAAGGCAAAGGCAAATGAACTATTTAAACGtttctaattaatattaattttaatttttaaatatataaaattttttaaaatatttaaaggataaagatcaattaataaattttttaaaattaataaaaaattaatttattattttaaatgttataaatattttaatatattttattatattattaaaattaagtaataattttttttcagatAAATCCGGAGGAAAATTTACCACAATTGGTCATACGCGGATGTAAGCTGAACAATCAATTTCGATTTAATCATTcggttaattaaaatattcaattcaattttgattagtattttttagttttaatttaataattattgaataattaattatatatatatttttattatataaaatattaattttatatgaatttatataaattttttaagtattattatatatttaaataatatttattaataaatattattgaaaaatttatgtgaaaaatttattaaattattctattaaaaataaaaaattaaaaaattataaatttcagtttaaaataatatcgattctgattatatttttataattaattttttaaatttttaatatttttataatttaatttttaatttttctcaatTCAATTGAAAATCAAACCAATTGCACAATCTTAGTTCAGGCAGAATACTTTGCATGatactaaaattaatattataaaaatatgtgtatttaaagtaattattttttttaacgatAAAGATGTGtgtaaatctttttttttttaagaaaaaatattaattaattattatatttttaaaaatttatttatttatttattgatatgtgtaaaatgtgttttttgaagaaaaaatattaattaattatcattacatatataaataataaatatatatataaataatattttagtaataaatgaatttttctaagagtatttaaatttagaaaatgttttaaatttaaaatatataaatttactagataatagattagataatttaaatttaaatattattataataatattattaaaagttaattttataatagaattagaaatgaattattaattgatttggttaaaaaatacataattttaaatataaaaaataaatttaatattaatatattttaattaatatcaataaataaattttaatttattataatattttattaatttttaaaatttttttaaatatatatttattttatatattttattttcattaaacatttaTAGCCACCCCTAGAAATTTGTTCGACAAGGTACTGGGGAATAAATTTCTGTGCAATTACATGCACATGGATATACGCGTTTCTTAGTCAAGGCTTCGCCAGAAATTCCTGATGAAACCTTGAAACTTGTGCGTGTTCGATACTCATAGTTCCGAACACGCCATAGATCAGCTTGTTCGACACTTATAGTGCCGAATAAACTCAATAAAGATGAGTTCGACACCGTGAGTGTCGAACTCTACTTTGTTCGACACCCATAGCGTCGAACAAGCGTGTTCGGTAGTTATTCTGCCGAACACGCTCATTAACACATGGAATCTGAAAATATTTTCGAATGCtacatgattttaaaattatttttctttttatgcatgatttgaaaaattgcttCGATTCAGAAATAGACTTGGATTGTGTTCCCTCAGCTCGCACAAGTGGGATAAGGCCATACCATGGATACTTTGAAATTCCATCTAATGTGATTGGTGTGATTAGTTTGATAATCTTTGTTTTTGGTGcagtcaataatttttttttgtgttatGAATAAATTGACAGTTGAGAGATGACGGTTGAGATTGCAGCATAATAATGTCCAATCAACTCTTAACTCTGAAATCGTAAaagagaaatttaatttttcaatgttaGGCTATTgtgcattttaatttaaacggttgttttttttaatcatacAAATTAAATTTGCATTAAAAGTTCAGTCTAGTAATCGatgaagaaattaaaattaaaattttattttatttttttcataaaattttaaattttatacattttaattaagttaaaaattaaatttaaataaattagcaaaaaaaaatttatatacgtAAATTTTtacaagttaatttttttatataaaatatagaatgtaaatttttaattttttttataatgagtagtttaaattattatatatataaatatttttttaattttatcatgtaacatctttaatttttaaataatatagcaagttatctattaaatttaaaatttatttttttaaaatgcaaTAGTGCATAAAATAActcttttttttcatttaaaatttatttcttatatttaaaaaatttaaaatatataactttAATCATATAAATAGAAATGAACAAAGCAACTatcactttttaataataaaaataatgtatataaaaaaaatttaaacaatgatttagtaatttattttatgaatattttgaaaaaaaattaaataggataCATGTTgaaatcttaaaaattaaaagaaaattttataaaataataaaaaaataatggagaGAAATATATAGATAAGgtgattgtaataaaaatattagaggGATTGGAATTTTATCTATAGAAAAATACTATCAAGTTCTTAagtgtttaaaaaatttatattatttagtccaTTTGTCAACTAGGTTGTTAGGTAACTTAGTTTATCTTTTGAtcgtaaaaattaaatagtttatatatttaaatttataaaaaattaaataatacatataattaaaattatatcgactaaataataaaaattcaagatagtttaatagaattttttataaaaaaattaaagaatttaattttatagaataaaaattattttcattaaataactttatataaaaataaactaaaaatatttttaaaaattagatatctcatagtaatttttcttttagtgATTTAGATATATGAAAGAACTACCATGCCCCAACTCAAACCATGACTGGCGGGTTTTCCCAATTTTCTGCAATGGTCGAATGAGTTGTTGGTGAGCTGCCAGGCATATGGCATTGATTCTGACTTTTTATCTGTAGTGGTTGTCACATTAATTATGGCATATTTGGAAAACTTGAAATAAGTGTGTCTTTGATAATGTACAGGCTGATCATATTCTTATTGCATGTCATATTTTGATAGATCTTCAACAACTTCAGATTAGTGGTCTTTTTGTTGTTCCTCCTTCAACATCTTGTTCCTCGAATTCGCTTTCCACTTCGATTTGGCATCCTCCTTCTCCTAgtataataaaactaaattgtGATGTTGCTTGGAAGAATAAATTTTCTCTGACTGCTATAGTTATTATTACTACTAATAGCTCGGGCTCTATACTTCATGGTTTTTCCAAGAAAGTTTAGTGCTCTTCTGTTGCTGCTGGTGAAGTTCGTGTTGTCCTTAAGGCTGTTATTTGGATTTTTCAAGCTGGATTACGGGCCATTGAATGTGAGACTGAGTCTTCTCTTTTATATGATTCGCCTATTAGCTTTTAACTCTTTCCTAGCTTGGATATTAGTTCTACAGTGAAGTCTATACTCTCCTACCGGGTGTGTTTTTAATGTTTGCTTTTTTTTTCGAGTTCCAAGTTTGGCTAATTGCTTTGCAGATCTGGCTGCTAGGATGTCTTTACGTAACATGTTGTCTTCAGGATGGTTGTAAGACTTTTCCAAATGTTTATAAATTTGTCTGCTGTTGCAGTTGCAGCCTTGCCTTGTAATGCTTCAGCCGTCACTGATATTCAATCGAGCATCTTGACCAAAAACATTCCGATCTGTCAGCATACTTTGTCAAATCTAAGAACTTCTTTTAGAAGCAGTTTTCCAAAATGATGAACTAGAAAAATAAATCTCCTTCAACAAACGAGCCTAAAGACTATCCTGGTAATGATGAAGATGCCAACACTGTTCGGCTAAATAGGcgagattaaattttttaaaatcacaaAAACCTAAACCATTCTTAAATTTGGAACAACAAGATCTTTGCCAACTAACCCAATGCAACTTAAACTGGTGCACATCACTACCCCAATAAAACCGCGGGATCAAGCCGTTCAAAGAAATGGAAACTTACTTAGGATACAAAAATAGAGACATAGATTAGAAGGGGATGGCATATAAAATTGACTGAATCATGATAACCCTATCTGCTTGGGAAAGTAATCGATGCTTCCATACTTGAGTCTTAGAACAAATTCGATCGAGTAAAAAACATAGAACTTGCTAGCGCAaactataatacccggctagaccccggcatcgaaattcctatttccggtggaatctcggatgtcgaaaacctctagaagggtaaaatatatttttacaaattgtttttcatgtttttgatggttaattttgaattaaagttttaaagaaaggaaaaaaaaagagaatgaaagaatagtccaggttcggccgtcgaacctcatgttcggccgccgaacatgggatgcatgcggaggcacgttaggcccccgaaggtggtctggccagccacctataaaggggtcccctgtctgaaatgggcgagtttttctctctccatttccggccaaggtgagtctccgccatcccttgtcgatcttgagtccttccttcaagtctctcgtgatttttatgagtttttaacttggttttgaagattttcgagcaaagaacgaagttttgaagcttggagaccaggagcttgatttctcccatctccaagtttggatcgtcttccctctcgttcttcaagaggtaagagtagatcctacctttcttttatattttatgaaagttttgaggggttttaagaggGTTTGTTGCATGATTAGAGTATATGCATGATGGTAGGGTTTATGTAAGTTTTATGGATAATGCATGTTGTATGTGTTGCTAGATGTGATGttattggggtttaggctagtttgggACCCTTAtatgcttg includes:
- the LOC110621823 gene encoding aldose reductase; this encodes MAQAPFNQSGEKVESFRLLSGHAIPAVGLGTWRSGSKVTEAVYSAIVEAGYRHVDTAAEYGVQEDVGHALKAAMHAGVERKALFIASKLWCTDLSPDSVRKAFNKTLQDLQLDYLDLYVIHWPFHLKDGASRPPKPGEVLDFDMEGVWREMEKLVKENVVRDIGIRNFTVKKLNKIVGFAQTMPSVCQMEMHPGWRNDKMLEACKKNNIHVTAYSPLGSSGSDLIHDETVETISNKINKTPGQVLVKWALQRGTSVVPKSSHPERIKENIQVFGWEIPEEDFQAPCSISDQRRVLDGEDQFVNKSEGPFRSIADLWDHED